A region from the Silene latifolia isolate original U9 population chromosome 7, ASM4854445v1, whole genome shotgun sequence genome encodes:
- the LOC141591359 gene encoding benzyl alcohol O-benzoyltransferase-like isoform X2, translating into MAEIINATKSSIKFKVMRQTPELIHPACSTPYESKELSDLDSTNELRLQAPLIMFYRNPTSNINPYFRGSDPVKVIKDAIAKALVSYYPLAGRLRETSEGKLVVKCNGEGVLFIEADADVTLDDFGHPLYPPFPCSDELLYDVPGSSDILHSPLLLIQVTRLKCGGFIFALRLNHTMADGVGLAQFLNAVTELAGSTEIARLQQSIPSSTTFELISAHLWRSRTMALYDNPQESVQLRYTMNTRSK; encoded by the exons ATGGCAGAAATAATCAATGCCACAAAATCATCAATAAAATTCAAGGTGATGAGGCAGACGCCGGAGCTGATCCACCCGGCGTGTTCCACGCCATACGAGTCCAAGGAATTATCGGACTTGGACAGTACCAACGAACTTCGTCTTCAAGCCCCGTTAATCATGTTTTACAGGAACCCTACTAGTAATATAAACCCGTATTTTAGGGGATCTGACCCGGTAAAGGTGATCAAGGACGCAATAGCTAAGGCGTTAGTGTCGTACTATCCATTAGCGGGGCGGTTGAGGGAGACGAGCGAGGGGAAGCTGGTTGTTAAGTGTAATGGAGAGGGTGTTCTCTTCATCGAGGCCGATGCTGATGTCACTCTTGACGACTTTGGTCATCCCCTTTATCCTCCTTTTCCTTGCTCCGATGAGCTTCTATATGATGTTCCTGGCTCTAGTGATATCTTGCACTCCCCGTTGCTTCTCATTCAG GTGACCCGATTGAAATGTGGAGGGTTCATATTTGCACTTCGACTAAATCACACAATGGCAGATGGGGTTGGATTAGCACAATTCTTGAACGCGGTAACTGAGCTCGCAG GGTCTACTGAAATAGCTCGCCTACAACAATCAATTCCGTCATCAACAACATTCGAGCTCATAAGCGCCCACCTATGGCGAAGCCGAACCATGGCTTTGTACGATAACCCTCAAGAGTCCGTACAACTAAGATACACTATGAACACCCGGTCAAAATGA
- the LOC141591359 gene encoding benzyl alcohol O-benzoyltransferase-like isoform X1, whose protein sequence is MAEIINATKSSIKFKVMRQTPELIHPACSTPYESKELSDLDSTNELRLQAPLIMFYRNPTSNINPYFRGSDPVKVIKDAIAKALVSYYPLAGRLRETSEGKLVVKCNGEGVLFIEADADVTLDDFGHPLYPPFPCSDELLYDVPGSSDILHSPLLLIQVTRLKCGGFIFALRLNHTMADGVGLAQFLNAVTELAGEAQHPSISHVWMRHLLSTPHPSHGRCLSVCDKSKCLMTSSSTRTMKKSQAFFHLMTWFTSHSSFGLLK, encoded by the exons ATGGCAGAAATAATCAATGCCACAAAATCATCAATAAAATTCAAGGTGATGAGGCAGACGCCGGAGCTGATCCACCCGGCGTGTTCCACGCCATACGAGTCCAAGGAATTATCGGACTTGGACAGTACCAACGAACTTCGTCTTCAAGCCCCGTTAATCATGTTTTACAGGAACCCTACTAGTAATATAAACCCGTATTTTAGGGGATCTGACCCGGTAAAGGTGATCAAGGACGCAATAGCTAAGGCGTTAGTGTCGTACTATCCATTAGCGGGGCGGTTGAGGGAGACGAGCGAGGGGAAGCTGGTTGTTAAGTGTAATGGAGAGGGTGTTCTCTTCATCGAGGCCGATGCTGATGTCACTCTTGACGACTTTGGTCATCCCCTTTATCCTCCTTTTCCTTGCTCCGATGAGCTTCTATATGATGTTCCTGGCTCTAGTGATATCTTGCACTCCCCGTTGCTTCTCATTCAG GTGACCCGATTGAAATGTGGAGGGTTCATATTTGCACTTCGACTAAATCACACAATGGCAGATGGGGTTGGATTAGCACAATTCTTGAACGCGGTAACTGAGCTCGCAGGTGAGGCCCAACACCCATCGATTTCACATGTGTGGATGCGTCACCTTCTTAGTACTCCACATCCGTCCCACGGTAGGTGCCTTAGTGTTTGCGACAAGTCTAAATGTCTAATGACATCCAGCTCAACAAGGACAATGAAAAAATCACAAGCATTTTTCCACTTGATGACTTGGTTCACAAGTCATTCTTCTTTT GGTCTACTGAAATAG